Proteins from one Oryza sativa Japonica Group chromosome 12, ASM3414082v1 genomic window:
- the LOC4352728 gene encoding CBL-interacting protein kinase 4 — translation MAMAAMDARKKKSGGGGGEPLLGKYELGRMLGRGTFAKVYLARAVAGGEAVAVKVIDKAEVMGTAGMAPRVLREVAAMRRLRHPHVLRLHEVLATRARIYLVMELATGGDLLSRLAALPRRRLPESAARRVFVQLVDALSYCHARGVAHRDVKPQNVLLDGDGNLKVSDFGLAALPDTLRDDGRLHTACGTPAYAAPEVLRRRAYDGAKADAWSCGVILFVLLAGHLPFDDSNIADMCRKAHRREYELPRWVSQPARRLVSRLLDPNPDTRVAVESLAAHHPWFKRSLSVDSQLDGLLNGEPERAVAFQAAPPPPLNAFDIISMSPGLDLSGLFGEHDKSLREKRFTTTASPEKTLEQLGLAGGKLGYVVVVGKKGVECLPLAGGRLSSGIAAMSVEMSEVAPPLLLVELRLEVAAGDVDGGDGEVKGFGWEQLRMELGDVVRAWHSCEDLCEI, via the coding sequence ATGGCCATGGCTGCCATGgacgcgaggaagaagaagagcggcggcggcggcggcgagccgcttCTCGGCAAGTATGAGCTTGGGCGGATGCTTGGGCGAGGGACGTTCGCCAAGGTGTACCTGGcgcgcgcggtggccggcggcgaggcggtggcggtgaaggTGATCGACAAGGCGGAGGTGATGGGCACGGCGGGCATGGCGCCGCGCGTGCtccgggaggtggcggcgatgcggcggctgCGCCACCCGCACGTGCTGCGCCTCCACGAGGTGCTCGCCACGCGCGCCAGGATCTACCTCGTCATGGAgctcgccaccggcggcgacctcctgtCGAGGCTGGCggcgctgccgcggcggcgcctgCCCGAGAGCGCGGCGCGCCGGGTGTTCGTCCAGCTCGTCGACGCGCTGTCCTACTGCCacgcgcgcggcgtggcgcaCCGTGACGTGAAGCCGCAGAACGTcctcctcgacggcgacggcaacctcaAGGTCTCCGACTtcggcctcgccgcgctcccGGACACGCTCCGCGACGACGGCCGCCTCCACACCGCGTGCGGCACGCCGGCGTACGCGGCGCCCGAGGTGCTCCGCCGCAGGGCCTACGACGGCGCCAAGGCCGACGCGTGGTCGTGCGGCGTCATCCtcttcgtcctcctcgccggccacctcccctTCGACGACTCCAACATCGCCGACATGTGCCGGAAGGCGCACCGCCGCGAGTACGAGCTCCCGCGGTGGGTGTCCCAGCCGGCGCGCCGCCTGGTGAGCCGCCTGCTCGACCCGAACCCGGACACCCGCGTCGCCGTCGAGTCGCTGGCGGCGCACCACCCGTGGTTCAAGCGCTCGCTCAGCGTCGACTCCCAGCTCGACGGCCTCCTCAACGGCGAGCCAGAGCGCGCCGTGGCGTTccaggcggcgccgccgccgccgctgaacgCGTTCGACATCATCTCCATGTCTCCCGGGCTCGACCTGTCCGGGCTGTTCGGCGAACACGACAAGAGCCTAAGGGAGAAGCGGTTcacgacgacggcgtcgccggAGAAGACGCTGGAGCagctcggcctcgccggcgggaAGCTCGGgtacgtggtggtggtggggaagaAAGGGGTGGAGTGCTTGCCGCTGGCGGGGGGGCGGCTGTCGTCGGGGATCGCCGCGATGTCGGTGGAGATGTcggaggtggcgccgccgctgTTGCTCGTCGAGCTGAGgctggaggtcgccgccggcgacgtcgacggcggcgacggcgaggtgaaGGGGTTTGGGTGGGAGCAGCTGAGAATGGAGCTAGGTGATGTAGTTAGGGCTTGGCATAGTTGTGAGGATTTGTGTGAAATTTAG